A section of the Salvelinus sp. IW2-2015 linkage group LG7, ASM291031v2, whole genome shotgun sequence genome encodes:
- the LOC111966112 gene encoding pro-glucagon-like, with protein MCGSVWCLLLLLLCPGTDEMVLEDKALASQSGWRTYELQKGQNGINSFKRHSDGTFTNDYTHYLDKIKAKDFIQWLTSTNREKCKELPLNLEGV; from the exons ATGTGTGGTTCAGTGTGGTGTCTGCTGCTTCTGTTGCTCTGTCCTGGTACTGATGAGATGGTGCTGGAGGACAAAGCCTTAGCCAGCCAATCAGG GTGGCGTACATATGAGCTGCAGAAAGGACAGAATGGCATCAACAGCTTCAAAAGACATTCAGACGGAACTTTCACCAATGACTACACCCACTACCTAGATAAGATCAAGGCTAAAGACTTCATACAGTGGCTGACCAGCACCAACCGAGAGAA ATGCAAGGAGCTTCCCCTCAACCTAGAGGGGGTGTGA